The proteins below are encoded in one region of Helianthus annuus cultivar XRQ/B chromosome 2, HanXRQr2.0-SUNRISE, whole genome shotgun sequence:
- the LOC110927023 gene encoding zinc finger protein ZAT5 encodes MEMEFTADFNFSDCKIQDRAKNIIKRKRSKRTNHQKPCSPLRVSSISTSTSDGDCLIDSTTIAESPVVSLDTTGDTTTKEDEDMANCLILLAQSHALITEDGFHKSDQIRQKTDRLASKRLTEMNGYTFYECKTCNRTFPSFQALGGHRASHKKPKVSVSVSVSGSVLVNDVEEKKTDSVMRPSITEYAEEDEVNRKAVTEDDEQNKVCIVVNDYTGVHNHINKAKVHECSICGSEFLSGQALGGHMRKHRPVPVSGNRPVISTTTGESAYNQIAETSLHGNNTDLLSLDLNFPPPEAVEDVRSKYQFTGGSQQPRMVFSAPAFVDCHY; translated from the coding sequence ATGGAAATGGAGTTCACAGCAGACTTCAACTTCAGTGATTGTAAGATCCAAGATCGAGCTAAAAACATCATCAAACGAAAGCGTTCGAAGCGTACAAATCACCAGAAACCGTGTTCGCCGTTGCGCGTATCATCAATCTCCACTAGTACTTCCGATGGTGACTGTTTGATTGATAGTACCACCATTGCTGAATCTCCCGTTGTGTCATTAGATACAACGGGAGATACGACAACAAAGGAGGACGAAGATATGGCCAACTGTTTGATTCTGTTAGCTCAGAGTCATGCTCTTATTACTGAAGATGGTTTTCATAAATCCGATCAGATTCGTCAGAAAACTGACAGGTTAGCCAGCAAGAGGCTAACCGAGATGAACGGTTACACGTTTTACGAGTGCAAAACGTGTAACCGTACGTTTCCGTCTTTTCAAGCGTTAGGTGGACATAGAGCCAGTCACAAGAAACCTAAGGTTTCGGTTTCGGTTTCGGTTtctggttcggttttggttaacgATGTTGAAGAAAAGAAAACTGATTCGGTTATGAGACCGAGTATAACAGAGTATGCTGAGGAAGATGAAGTTAACCGAAAAGCGGTTACAGAAGATGATGAACAAAATAAAGTATGCATAGTTGTTAATGATTACACAGGAGTTCACAATCATATCAATAAAGCAAAAGTTCATGAGTGTTCAATATGCGGATCGGAGTTTTTATCCGGTCAAGCACTGGGTGGACACATGAGAAAGCACCGGCCGGTTCCAGTTTCTGGTAACCGACCGGTTATCTCAACAACTACTGGTGAGAGCGCATACAATCAAATAGCTGAAACAAGTCTTCACGGTAATAATACCGATTTGTTATCTTTAGATCTTAACTTTCCTCCACCGGAAGCGGTTGAAGATGTTCGATCAAAGTATCAGTTCACTGGCGGTTCGCAACAACCGCGTATGGTGTTTTCTGCTCCAGCTTTTGTAGATTGCCATTACTGA